A genomic stretch from Coffea arabica cultivar ET-39 chromosome 10c, Coffea Arabica ET-39 HiFi, whole genome shotgun sequence includes:
- the LOC113714835 gene encoding galacturonokinase-like isoform X2 produces MDGMSWPSQSELDGMREKVAQMSGRDAKEVIFVVSPYRICPLGAHIDHQGGTVSAMTINKGILLGFVPSDDSQVVLSSGQFQGEVKFRIDEIQLPKFNNGSNNTIPVMNSSKSEEECNWGSYARGALYALQKRGNFLRKGIIGFICGSDGLDSSGLSSSAAVGIAYLMAFENANNLVISPTENIEYDRLIENEYLGLRNGILDQSAILLSSYGCLTCMNCKTKEYQLIHPPNLLNGQKISMKSSYKILLAPSGLKQALTTNPGYNRRVTECQEAARILLQASGKEGLEPLLSNVQPEIYEAYKSKLEPSLARRAEHYFSENKRVIKGVEAWASGSLKDFGKLISESGLSSIKNYESGCEPLIQLYEILLRAPGVFGARFSGAGFRGCCIAFVDADCALDAASFVKNEYRKVQPKLASQIDQERAVIICEAGDCARVI; encoded by the exons ATGGATGGGATGTCTTGGCCTTCTCAGTCGGAG TTGGATGGAATGAGAGAGAAGGTTGCTCAGATGTCTGGTAGAGATGCCAAAGAGGTTATATTTGTCGTATCTCCATACCGGATTTGTCCTTTGGGAGCTCACATTGATCATCAG GGTGGAACAGTTTCTGCTATGACAATAAATAAGGGCATTCTGCTTGGTTTTGTTCCTTCTGATGATTCGCAG GTTGTACTCTCATCAGGGCAGTTCCAAGGGGAAGTTAAGTTCAG AATTGATGAAATCCAGCTTCCAAAGTTCAATAATGGTTCAAATAATACAATTCCAGTAATGAACTCATCCAAATCAGAGGAAGAATGTAACTGGGGAAGTTATGCCAGGGGTGCGCTCTATGCCTTGCAAAAGAGAGGAAACTTCCTGAGAAAG GGTATCATTGGGTTCATTTGTGGTTCTGATGGTCTTGATAGCTCAGGTCTCAGCTCCTCTGCAGCT GTCGGAATAGCTTATTTGATGGCTTTTGAAAATGCAAATAATCTCGTAATTTCTCCAACAGAAAATATTGAGTATGATAG GCTGATTGAGAATGAATACTTGGGTCTGAGGAATGGAATATTGGATCAATCAGCAATATTGCTTTCAAGTTATGGTTGTTTAACTTGTATGAACTGCAAG ACCAAAGAATACCAGCTCATACACCCCCCAAATTTGCTCAATGGCCAGAAGATTAGTATGAAGAGTTCATATAAGATATTACTGGCACCTTCGGGCTTGAAGCAGGCCTTGACAACCAATCCTGGATACAATCGTCGAGTCACTGAATGCCAGGAGGCAGCAAGGATTCTGTTGCA AGCTTCCGGCAAGGAAGGACTGGAGCCTCTGCTGTCCAATG TTCAACCAGAAATCTATGAGGCTTACAAG AGCAAGTTGGAACCCAGTCTGGCAAGAAGAGCAGAACACTACTTTTCAGAAAATAAGCGTGTTATAAAGG GAGTTGAAGCATGGGCTTCTGGCAGTCTTAAAGATTTTGGGAAGCTTATCTCAGAATCTGGTCTCAGTTCGATAAAAAACTACGAAAGTG GTTGTGAACCATTGATACAACTGTATGAGATACTTTTGAGGGCTCCTGGAGTTTTTGGAGCACGTTTCAGTGGTGCAGGTTTCCGTGGTTGCTGTATTGCATTTGTGGATGCAGACTGCGCATTGGATGCAGCATCTTTTGTCAAGAATGAATATCGTAAAGTCCAGCCAAAGTTGGCAAGCCAAATCGACCAAGAGCGGGCAGTCATAATATGTGAAGCAGGCGATTGTGCTAGGGTCATATGA
- the LOC113714835 gene encoding galacturonokinase-like isoform X1, which translates to MDGMSWPSQSELDGMREKVAQMSGRDAKEVIFVVSPYRICPLGAHIDHQGGTVSAMTINKGILLGFVPSDDSQVVLSSGQFQGEVKFRIDEIQLPKFNNGSNNTIPVMNSSKSEEECNWGSYARGALYALQKRGNFLRKGIIGFICGSDGLDSSGLSSSAAVGIAYLMAFENANNLVISPTENIEYDRLIENEYLGLRNGILDQSAILLSSYGCLTCMNCKSVQTKEYQLIHPPNLLNGQKISMKSSYKILLAPSGLKQALTTNPGYNRRVTECQEAARILLQASGKEGLEPLLSNVQPEIYEAYKSKLEPSLARRAEHYFSENKRVIKGVEAWASGSLKDFGKLISESGLSSIKNYESGCEPLIQLYEILLRAPGVFGARFSGAGFRGCCIAFVDADCALDAASFVKNEYRKVQPKLASQIDQERAVIICEAGDCARVI; encoded by the exons ATGGATGGGATGTCTTGGCCTTCTCAGTCGGAG TTGGATGGAATGAGAGAGAAGGTTGCTCAGATGTCTGGTAGAGATGCCAAAGAGGTTATATTTGTCGTATCTCCATACCGGATTTGTCCTTTGGGAGCTCACATTGATCATCAG GGTGGAACAGTTTCTGCTATGACAATAAATAAGGGCATTCTGCTTGGTTTTGTTCCTTCTGATGATTCGCAG GTTGTACTCTCATCAGGGCAGTTCCAAGGGGAAGTTAAGTTCAG AATTGATGAAATCCAGCTTCCAAAGTTCAATAATGGTTCAAATAATACAATTCCAGTAATGAACTCATCCAAATCAGAGGAAGAATGTAACTGGGGAAGTTATGCCAGGGGTGCGCTCTATGCCTTGCAAAAGAGAGGAAACTTCCTGAGAAAG GGTATCATTGGGTTCATTTGTGGTTCTGATGGTCTTGATAGCTCAGGTCTCAGCTCCTCTGCAGCT GTCGGAATAGCTTATTTGATGGCTTTTGAAAATGCAAATAATCTCGTAATTTCTCCAACAGAAAATATTGAGTATGATAG GCTGATTGAGAATGAATACTTGGGTCTGAGGAATGGAATATTGGATCAATCAGCAATATTGCTTTCAAGTTATGGTTGTTTAACTTGTATGAACTGCAAG TCTGTGCAGACCAAAGAATACCAGCTCATACACCCCCCAAATTTGCTCAATGGCCAGAAGATTAGTATGAAGAGTTCATATAAGATATTACTGGCACCTTCGGGCTTGAAGCAGGCCTTGACAACCAATCCTGGATACAATCGTCGAGTCACTGAATGCCAGGAGGCAGCAAGGATTCTGTTGCA AGCTTCCGGCAAGGAAGGACTGGAGCCTCTGCTGTCCAATG TTCAACCAGAAATCTATGAGGCTTACAAG AGCAAGTTGGAACCCAGTCTGGCAAGAAGAGCAGAACACTACTTTTCAGAAAATAAGCGTGTTATAAAGG GAGTTGAAGCATGGGCTTCTGGCAGTCTTAAAGATTTTGGGAAGCTTATCTCAGAATCTGGTCTCAGTTCGATAAAAAACTACGAAAGTG GTTGTGAACCATTGATACAACTGTATGAGATACTTTTGAGGGCTCCTGGAGTTTTTGGAGCACGTTTCAGTGGTGCAGGTTTCCGTGGTTGCTGTATTGCATTTGTGGATGCAGACTGCGCATTGGATGCAGCATCTTTTGTCAAGAATGAATATCGTAAAGTCCAGCCAAAGTTGGCAAGCCAAATCGACCAAGAGCGGGCAGTCATAATATGTGAAGCAGGCGATTGTGCTAGGGTCATATGA